The genomic stretch TGCGGGTCGACAAGCGACACGTCGGGCACGTCGCGCGGATCCGGCCGACGGGAGAGCGGGGCTTCGCGATCTGGTCGCCCGGCGCGACCCTCGCGGATGCATGGGCGGCGCTCGTCCGTCGCGGCGCGACGCCGATCGGCCGCGAGGCGTACGAGGTCCTGCGGATCGAGGCGGGCGTGCCGCGGTTCGGCGCCGACATGTCGGGGGAGACGCTCGCCCTCGAGGTCGCCCCGGAATCGGCACTGAGCTTCACGAAAGGCTGCTACGTCGGGCAGGAGACCGTCGCCCGCAGCACGTACGTCGGCCAGGTCCGCCGCAAGTTGCTCGGCCTCCGAATCGATGCGGACACGCCGCCGGTCCGCGGTGATCCCGTCTTGAGGGGGGACCAGACGGTCGGCGGGGTGACGAGCGCCGCGTGGTCCCCGACCCTCGGGTGGGGGGTCGCCCTCGCGCTCGTGCGGGTCGATGCGGTGTCGCCGACGGAGACGCTGTTCGTCGACCGCGGCGGCTGGTCGCTCCGCGCGAAACTCCATCCGCTGCCGTTCGTCCGTCCGGGCGCGTGAGCCGGACGTATGGGGCGGCCTCTTCGGATCGTCGACATGCCTTGCCGCAATTGATGCGTTGACGCGCGGAGATGAGGATGCGACTGGAATGTCTGGTCGAAGACGCGTCGTCCGGCCGGACCGACCGCACGTTTCCGTTATCCTTATCTTCTGTCATTGCAATGCCCGGCGCACCTGGGGCCGGCGGATTTTGCGTTCGCGCAATTCGCCGGGAGGGAGTCCGTACCGTTGACGGGGAAGGGGTTTACGTGAGTTCTCAGTCGCCTACAGAAGCGAATTCCGTGTCTCGCCGCATGTGGAGTCGCATCGTCGCAATCTCGTTGGTGCTCGTGATGGTCTTCTCGGCGTTCCTAATCCTGGGGACGCCGGCGACGGCCGCACGGCCGTCGATCATGCCGCGTGCGCTTCCGGACTATATGAAGTACGTCACGATCAATAATTTCCAATTCGATCCGCTCGCACAGACCCCGTCGATTCCCGCATCCCTTCGGTACGACACGGTCCCCCGGGACCAACAGTTCTACTACATCGTTCAATTCAACGGACCCGTCACGCCCGCGATGAAGTCGATGCTCGCGGCGACCGGCGTGACGATCTTGCAGTACCTCGCCTACAACGCGTTCGTCGTCCGCGCCGATGGACCCGCGATCGATCGCGCGGCCGCCCTCCCCGTCGTTCGGTGGAGCGGCGTCTTCCAGCCCGCATACAAGCTGAGTCCCCGCCTCTCCGATGAATACGCCCTGATCACGGAGCGCGCGATGGAGCGCGACCGCAGCGGCGACTCCCTGAACGGCGGCGCCACGACGACCCTCGGAGCCGGCGGCATGCCCGCGAAGAGCGTCAGCTCCTCCGGCGGCGCCGCGACGGCCGCTTCCGGTTTCTCCCCGAAGTTCGACACGTCCGCATCCGGATCGACGATGGGGCCGCAGACCTCGTTCGGCGGCGCCGCCGCGCCGTCGTCGGGCGCCGGATCGCGCATCTCCCTCGAGGTCACCGCCTTCGAGACGTCCCGCGTGCCGGAGATCGCGCGCGCGGCCTCCGTCCTGGGCGGCACGCAGATCACGTACTCCTGGGGCAACTCCGGCGGCGTCCGCGTCGAGGTCGACAAGGGCGCGCTTCCCTTGCTCGCGCGCGTGCCCGGCGTGTTGTACGTCGACCGGTTCGTCCAGCCATACGTCTTCAACGACCTTGCACGCTGGGTCGTGCAGAGCGGCGACACGGACACGTTCGCCACGCCGATCCACGACCACGGAATCCATGGGACCGGTCAGACGGTCACGTTGGGCGACACCGGGATCGACTACAAGCACCCCGATTTCTGGGATCCGGGTAACACGACGCCGGGTCCGAGTGCACGCAAGCTGACCGATTACTATCCCGCGTGCAGCGACAACTGCGACGACACGGACAACGGCATTAACCACGGAACGCACACCTCGGGGAGCGTCGCGGGCGACGACGGCACATGGCACGTCTACAACGGGGACGCGACCGGCTCGAACGGCACGGCGGGACCGCACGACGGCCAAGCCTTCGACGCCTGGATTCAGATGACGGACATGTCCAACGACGGCAATTTCGTGTATTTCGATTCCATCACAAACGTCTGGCAGCGTGCGGTCGATCGCGACTCGTGGATTCACTCCAACAGCTGGGGTTCCGTGGACTTCCAAGCCGAGTATATCCAGGAAGCCGCGGACACGGACAACTTCATCTGGAACAACCAGGACTTCCTCGTCGTCTTCGCGGCGGCTAATGCGGGACAGGGAGGCCTCCGGTCGATGAACCTCTTCGGGACCGCGAAGAACATCATCACCGCAGGCGCGACGGTCAACGGGCTCGGCCTCGAGAACATGGCGGACTTCAGCAGCCGCGGACCGACCCAGGACGGGCGCATCAAGCCCGACATCACCGCGCCCGGTGTCTCGGTGTGGTCCGCCCAGGGATTGGATCCCGGGGGGGACGGCACACAGTACTGGCAGCTGAGCGGCACGAGCATGGCGACGCCGACGATCGCCGGTAGCATGGCGCTCGTCCGCCAATACTACATGGATGGCTGGTACCCGACCGGAGCGCCGGTCCCGGGGGACGGCTTCACGCCTACCGCCGCGCTCATCAAGGCGACGGCGATCAACAGCGCGCGCGAGATGACCGGCACCGGGGCGTACGGGTTTGGCGAATCCTATTATCCGAACGACAACCAGGGCTTCGGCCGGCTCACCCTCGATGATGCCCTCGCGTTCCAGGGGGACGCGCGCGGCCTCGTCCTGGACGACAACCGCAACGGTCTCAACACGGGCGACGTCACGAACTACAGCCTCGCGATCGGGGATGCGTCCCAGTCGGTCGAGATCACCCTCGTGTGGTCGGACTATCCAGGAACCGCGGGCTGCAATCCGTGCCTCGTGAACGACTTGGACCTGACCGTCCACGCCCCCGACGGCACGCTGTACGCGGGCAACCAGTACGTTGGCATGAACCCCGGCGAGTCCAAGCCGAACCCGACCCGTTCCGATCACCGGAACAACGTCGAGTCGGTCCTCGTAATCACGGGCGTCCAGGAGGGCGTCTGGACGGTCACGGTCACGGCGAACGATGTGCCGAACGGGCCGCAGCCCTACGCCATCGTGATGACCGGCGGAATCGCCACGCAGCGCGGGATCATCCAGATGGACCACAACAGCTACCAGTCCTCGGCGACCGTGAACATCAAGGTCGTCGACACGGGCCTGAACACGGACCCGAACAACCCGGACACCGTCGATGTGAACATGAGCTCGAGCACGGAGACGACTCCTGAGCTCGTGACGCTCACGGAGACCGGCAACGCGACCTCCGTGTTCGACGGCTCGATCCCACTGGACAACAGCGTGACTCCGGCACCCGGCGACGGTCTCCTGCAAGTCCAGGACGGCGACACGATCACCGCGTTGTACTACGACAACGACGATGGATCGGGCGGGCGCGGTCCAGTGACGGCCACGGCCCTCGTCGACGACACGCCACCGGTCATCTCGGGCATCGCCGCGATCAATCTACGCTTCAACCGCGCGACCATCGTCTGGACGACGGACGAGCGGTCCGATTCGGTCGTGTGGTGGGGCGACACAAGTCCGCCCGGGAACCAAGCCTCCTCGTCGCGCATGGTGACGGGCCACTCGATCACGCTATCGGGTCTCACCGCGAACAAGACGTACTACTACGCCGTGCAATCGACGGATGAGGCGGGGAACGTCGCGCTCGACAACAACAACTCGCAGTACTACACCTTCGTCACACCCGAGAAACCGCCGACTGCGCCGCCGAGCGTCGAATGGCCGACGTTCCACAACAACGTCCCGAGGCAAGGGCGGTCGCCGAGCAACTTCCAGCCGCCCATCGACCTCATCTGGGCAGACGGCCCGTACCTCCTGCAGCTCTGGAACGGCCCGGTCCTCTCGGACGGCATCCTGTTCTCCGCACCTCTCGATGGCACTCTGCGGGCGCGCGATCCATTCACGGGCGAGATACTGTGGAGCCGCCATCTGGGCGACCAGTACTACTACACGGGCACGATGGTCGGCCACGACGGCGTGCTGTACGCAACGTTCTACGGCTCCTCCGGCGGATACGTGTACGCGCTCAACGAGTACACGGGCGACACGATCTGGGTCGTCGGCTCGGAGAGCGGGCTCGACTTCAACGCGCGGATCATGATGGGCTACTCGGATGGCCTCGTCTTCGGGAGCGCCTGGGGCGGCCAGATCTACGCGCTGAACGCCACGGACGGCTCCGTCGTGTGGGCGTACCAGACCGGCGACCTGCCCTTTGGCGGGCCCTCGGTCAACGCGGGCGTCGTCTACATGGCCTCGATCGGAGGCACCGTCTTCGCCGTCGACGAGTTCAGCGGTTCCCTCGTCTGGTCTGCAACGCTCGATGACACGACCACCTCGTCGCCGCTCTATGCGAACGGCCTGATCTACGAGGGGACGTACTCGGGCACGATGTACGCCCTCGACGCGTTCACCGGCGAGATTGTCTGGTCGACCGGCGGATTCAACCTGATCGACGTGTCGACGCCCGCGTATGATGGCGTTGCAATCTACTTCGGCGACTACAACGATGAGTACGTCTCCCTCGACGCCTCCGACGGGACGCTCCTCTGGAGGACCGGCGTCGGCGGAGCGGTGGGCACGTCACCCGCCCTCGCGAACGGCTTCCTGTACGGGACCTGCTGGTTTTACTGCCCGCTCTACACGTTCGACACGCTCGACGGGTCGATCGTGGACTCGGACCCCCTCACGTCGAGCTTCGGCGCGACGTCGTTCCCCGCCGTCTCGGATGGCTGGGTCTGGGTCGAGGACTACGCAGGGAACATCCATGGGTTCTTCGGGCAGCTGCCGATCGGGCTCACGGTGTCCCCGGCCCGCGCGTCGCAGGACGCGGTGCCGGATTCGAAGGTCGACTACAACCTGACCGTCAAGAACATCGGCATCTCCGGTCCCGACACGTTCGACGCCACCAAGACGCTCGGCGTCCACGGCTGGACGGTCGATCTGCTGAAGGCGGACAGGACGCCGCTCACCGACACGGACAGCGACGGCATCCCGGACACGGGCCCACTGAACCCCGGCAAGAACACGACGGTCATCGTCGAAGTGACGGTCCCCGCCGCGGTCAATCCGGGCGACGCCGACACGGCGGTCGTGCGGTTCACGTCGAGCAACGACCTGACGCGACACAAGGAGTCCCAGCTCACGACGACCGTGCCGCCACCCGGCGTCTCGGTCGGGCCACGCGGCTACTTCACCCCGAATCCGGGCGCGACGGTCAACGCGACGATGAACGTTCGGAACACCGGCGGGTTCGCGGACACGATCGACGTGACCGCGGTCTCGGACCAGAGTTGGACGATCCATCTCTACAAGGCGGACGGCGTCACGCCGCTGGCCGATACGGATGGCGACGGGATCCCGGACGTCGGGCTCGTGCCCGGCCTCCGGAGCGCCTCGATCGTGGTGAGTGTCAACGTCCCCGGGGACGCCCCCGAAGACACGGTCCAGCGGACCGCGGTGAAGGGCACATCCTCCCTGAACACTTCCGCATCCGGCACCGGCCTGGTCGTGATCGAGATCGTCGCGCCGCCGAACGAGGCGTGGCCGACGTTCCACAACAACCAGAAGCGCGCCGGGCTGTCGCCGAGCACCCATGCGCCTCCGATGAAGGAATTGTGGCGAACCGGGGGGCATCAGCTCCAGTTGTGGACAGGACCCGTTGTCGCGGACAACATCGTGTACAGCACGACCCTCGACGGATACCTCAGGGCATACGATCCGTTCACGGGCGATGTCATCTGGGAGCAAGCGTTCGGCGACTCGTTCTACTACACCGGCACGGTGACGGTTGACCAGCGAAGTCCCAGCGACCCGAACGATAATGTCGTCTACGCGACGTTCTACGGCACGAACGGAGGCGTCATCGGGTCGTGCCCCCCCAACCCGCCCTTCTACGGATCGTGTGGCTACGTCTTCGCCATCGATGCCACGGACGGATCCATCCTCTGGAAGGTGGGCCCGGACGAGACCGGCTTGAACTTTAACGCGCGGGTCGTGATGGCCTACGCGCACGGCCGCGTGGTCGGTGCGACGTGGAACGACTTCAACAACGGACAGGTGTACGCCCTTGATTCGTTGAGTGGCCAGTTGCTGTGGCTCTTCAACGCGACCGGGTTGCCCTTCGGAGGTGCCGCCATCAGCGGCGGAAACGTGTACATCGGGACGATTTCGGGCTGGCTCTACGCGCTCGACGAACAGTCGGGAAGCGTCGTGTGGTCCGCTCAGCTCGACAACACGATCACGTCCGTTCCGCTCGTCGCGCAGGGCATCATCTTCGTCGGCACCTATTCTGGGACGATGTACGCCATCGATGGGAACACGGGCAGCGTGATCTGGTCCACGGGCGGCTTCTCGCTGATTGACTCTTCGACGCCGGCGACCGACGGATCGGCAATCTACTTCGGGGACTTTATGTCGGAGTATGTCTCCCTGGACATGGCAACGGGTGCGGTCCTCTGGCGGACGTCCATCGCAGGGCCTGTGGCAAGCTCCCCGGCTCTCGCGAACGGGTACCTCTACGGAACTGCCTGGGACGGCAAGTTCCGGACCTTGAACGCATCCACGGGCGACATCGTCGACACAGATCCCCTGGTCGCCTTCGCGTCGACGTCCTCGCCTGCGGTTCAGCGAGGCTGGGTCTGGCTCGAGGACTACAACGGCGCTGTCTACGCCTTTGGCGGTAAGGGGGCCGGTGAAGTCCGGACAGTCCTCGTGACGCCCGCCGTGGCGGATGTCGAGGTCGGCAAAGCCCTCCTCTTCAAGACGCACGCGCTCGACGCGTTCGACAATCCAATCCGGGTGAAGGACGCGGACTGGCTCGCGCGGGCGGGGCTCGGCTCGGTCGTCAAAGTCAACGGCGACACCGCTCTCTATGTCGCGGACATCATCGCGGGCACCGAGACGTTGGAGGCGTCAACGACGGACGAAGACGGTGTGGTGCATGTGGGCACCGCGACCGTGAACGTGCGGCCCGGGCCGCTCGATCGCATTGAGGTCGCCATGCTCGTCGGCGGAATCCCCTTCGACGGCGATGTCAGCATCCCGGCGGGCTCTCAGCGAACCTTCGTAGCGGACGCGACGGACCGGTTCGGCAACCCGATCGCAGGTGCGACGCTCACTTGGAGTGTGGAGAACGGCGTCGGTCAGATCACCTCCAACGGGGTGTTCACCGCGTCGACGACGGTGGGAGTCGGCTTCGTGACCGCTGCCTCGAGCAGTAAGTCGGGCCACCAGACGGTCACCATCGTCCCGGCGGCCCCGGCTACGGTGGACATCGAGACGTCCAGCAGTGTGTCGGTCGACTCCCAGACGGTGGTCGTCGCAACGGTGCGGGACGTGTACCGCAACGCAAACCTCGAGGGCGTTGTGAAGTGGACGAAGACAGGCACGGGCCCAGCGCCTTTGTTGCTCACGCCGGACGGCCGCACCATCCTGTACCACGCCCCCATCACGACGACCCCAGCGTCCGTGCAGCTCACCGCCGGGATTGACGTGGACGGCGATGGAGTCGTGGATATCTCGCAGGCAATCACCCTGACGATTGTCGCGGGCCCGCCGGTGGGAATCTCCATCGACGCGCCGGCGACGACCGTGGCCGTGGGAGGGACCCTGGACTTCGGCGCAGTCGTGACGGACCAGTTCGGCAACGCGGTGACGGGAGCGACGGTCGCCTGGGAGACCACGGCGGGATCGATCAACCAGCAGGGCGTCTTCACCGCGCCACAGAATCCGGGATTGGTCGTCATCACCGCGAGCACCGCGGGCCGGGAGAGCTTCGTCGTGATCGACGTCACGTCGGGTGGGTTCGAGCAGTTCTCCCGGCAGGCGACCTCGGCGACTTCGTTGGTCTTCCTACTGGCAACGATCGTCGCGGTCACGGCGAGCGTGT from Thermoplasmata archaeon encodes the following:
- a CDS encoding aminomethyltransferase family protein, whose protein sequence is MQDLPLQTLHDVAGAILRPEGEWNVPSGYVSLDEEVRAVRTRAGVIDVSDRAKIELTGSERVLFLDGLVTADIKVLTPGASAYALLLNEKSRVLGDVRVYAFPESLVLDIEAAQKPTILGILEKARVSDDVEFRDLGPTGHLVVHGPRADDVVVRALGADVRALSLDIYASVRVDKRHVGHVARIRPTGERGFAIWSPGATLADAWAALVRRGATPIGREAYEVLRIEAGVPRFGADMSGETLALEVAPESALSFTKGCYVGQETVARSTYVGQVRRKLLGLRIDADTPPVRGDPVLRGDQTVGGVTSAAWSPTLGWGVALALVRVDAVSPTETLFVDRGGWSLRAKLHPLPFVRPGA
- a CDS encoding PQQ-binding-like beta-propeller repeat protein translates to MWSRIVAISLVLVMVFSAFLILGTPATAARPSIMPRALPDYMKYVTINNFQFDPLAQTPSIPASLRYDTVPRDQQFYYIVQFNGPVTPAMKSMLAATGVTILQYLAYNAFVVRADGPAIDRAAALPVVRWSGVFQPAYKLSPRLSDEYALITERAMERDRSGDSLNGGATTTLGAGGMPAKSVSSSGGAATAASGFSPKFDTSASGSTMGPQTSFGGAAAPSSGAGSRISLEVTAFETSRVPEIARAASVLGGTQITYSWGNSGGVRVEVDKGALPLLARVPGVLYVDRFVQPYVFNDLARWVVQSGDTDTFATPIHDHGIHGTGQTVTLGDTGIDYKHPDFWDPGNTTPGPSARKLTDYYPACSDNCDDTDNGINHGTHTSGSVAGDDGTWHVYNGDATGSNGTAGPHDGQAFDAWIQMTDMSNDGNFVYFDSITNVWQRAVDRDSWIHSNSWGSVDFQAEYIQEAADTDNFIWNNQDFLVVFAAANAGQGGLRSMNLFGTAKNIITAGATVNGLGLENMADFSSRGPTQDGRIKPDITAPGVSVWSAQGLDPGGDGTQYWQLSGTSMATPTIAGSMALVRQYYMDGWYPTGAPVPGDGFTPTAALIKATAINSAREMTGTGAYGFGESYYPNDNQGFGRLTLDDALAFQGDARGLVLDDNRNGLNTGDVTNYSLAIGDASQSVEITLVWSDYPGTAGCNPCLVNDLDLTVHAPDGTLYAGNQYVGMNPGESKPNPTRSDHRNNVESVLVITGVQEGVWTVTVTANDVPNGPQPYAIVMTGGIATQRGIIQMDHNSYQSSATVNIKVVDTGLNTDPNNPDTVDVNMSSSTETTPELVTLTETGNATSVFDGSIPLDNSVTPAPGDGLLQVQDGDTITALYYDNDDGSGGRGPVTATALVDDTPPVISGIAAINLRFNRATIVWTTDERSDSVVWWGDTSPPGNQASSSRMVTGHSITLSGLTANKTYYYAVQSTDEAGNVALDNNNSQYYTFVTPEKPPTAPPSVEWPTFHNNVPRQGRSPSNFQPPIDLIWADGPYLLQLWNGPVLSDGILFSAPLDGTLRARDPFTGEILWSRHLGDQYYYTGTMVGHDGVLYATFYGSSGGYVYALNEYTGDTIWVVGSESGLDFNARIMMGYSDGLVFGSAWGGQIYALNATDGSVVWAYQTGDLPFGGPSVNAGVVYMASIGGTVFAVDEFSGSLVWSATLDDTTTSSPLYANGLIYEGTYSGTMYALDAFTGEIVWSTGGFNLIDVSTPAYDGVAIYFGDYNDEYVSLDASDGTLLWRTGVGGAVGTSPALANGFLYGTCWFYCPLYTFDTLDGSIVDSDPLTSSFGATSFPAVSDGWVWVEDYAGNIHGFFGQLPIGLTVSPARASQDAVPDSKVDYNLTVKNIGISGPDTFDATKTLGVHGWTVDLLKADRTPLTDTDSDGIPDTGPLNPGKNTTVIVEVTVPAAVNPGDADTAVVRFTSSNDLTRHKESQLTTTVPPPGVSVGPRGYFTPNPGATVNATMNVRNTGGFADTIDVTAVSDQSWTIHLYKADGVTPLADTDGDGIPDVGLVPGLRSASIVVSVNVPGDAPEDTVQRTAVKGTSSLNTSASGTGLVVIEIVAPPNEAWPTFHNNQKRAGLSPSTHAPPMKELWRTGGHQLQLWTGPVVADNIVYSTTLDGYLRAYDPFTGDVIWEQAFGDSFYYTGTVTVDQRSPSDPNDNVVYATFYGTNGGVIGSCPPNPPFYGSCGYVFAIDATDGSILWKVGPDETGLNFNARVVMAYAHGRVVGATWNDFNNGQVYALDSLSGQLLWLFNATGLPFGGAAISGGNVYIGTISGWLYALDEQSGSVVWSAQLDNTITSVPLVAQGIIFVGTYSGTMYAIDGNTGSVIWSTGGFSLIDSSTPATDGSAIYFGDFMSEYVSLDMATGAVLWRTSIAGPVASSPALANGYLYGTAWDGKFRTLNASTGDIVDTDPLVAFASTSSPAVQRGWVWLEDYNGAVYAFGGKGAGEVRTVLVTPAVADVEVGKALLFKTHALDAFDNPIRVKDADWLARAGLGSVVKVNGDTALYVADIIAGTETLEASTTDEDGVVHVGTATVNVRPGPLDRIEVAMLVGGIPFDGDVSIPAGSQRTFVADATDRFGNPIAGATLTWSVENGVGQITSNGVFTASTTVGVGFVTAASSSKSGHQTVTIVPAAPATVDIETSSSVSVDSQTVVVATVRDVYRNANLEGVVKWTKTGTGPAPLLLTPDGRTILYHAPITTTPASVQLTAGIDVDGDGVVDISQAITLTIVAGPPVGISIDAPATTVAVGGTLDFGAVVTDQFGNAVTGATVAWETTAGSINQQGVFTAPQNPGLVVITASTAGRESFVVIDVTSGGFEQFSRQATSATSLVFLLATIVAVTASVFLFVRYRESKRELEELRRGRGGTDGEL